One genomic segment of Arachis duranensis cultivar V14167 chromosome 4, aradu.V14167.gnm2.J7QH, whole genome shotgun sequence includes these proteins:
- the LOC107483611 gene encoding uncharacterized protein LOC107483611, with protein MAAVLVREEGKTQQPIYFVSKAFQGVELRYSKLEKYAIIQGQLFKKGLSQPLLKCLHPDQTDYVLREVNEGCCCHHIGGKALARKLIRASYYWPSMMRDSQEFISVPCWFGHKAKILICGTPQTNGQVEAANKVILLGLKKRLDKEKGAWDDELASIFWSYRTTVQSSTGETPFHLTYGVDAMIPVEVGEPSPQLLLGGVEEVVEKDLVDEAREMAHLSKAALKQRMALRYNAKVLRREFEQNDLVLQRNDIRMPTHEEGKLAAKWEGPFRVKEKIGKGAYKLERLDGRKFPRTWNAGNLRRFYS; from the exons ATGGCCGCGGTTTTGGTGCGAGAGGAAGGGAAGACCCAACAACCAATCTACTTTGTGAGCAAAGCATTCCAAGGAGTCGAACTGAGATATAGCAAACTAGAGAAGTATGCGATCATACAAGGTCAGTTGTTCAAAAAGGGACTTAGCCAACCCTTGCTGAAATGCCTACACCCTGACCAAACGGATTATGTGCTCAGAGAGGTCAATGAGGGGTGCTGCTGTCACCACATCGGGGGCAAAGCCCTAGCAAGAAAGCTCATTAGAGCTAGTTACTACTGGCCATCGATGATGAGAGACTCCCAAGAATTCATAAG CGTTCCTTGCTGGTTTGGGCATAAAGCAAAAATTCTCATCTGTGGAACACCCCAAACGAATGGCCAAGTCGAGGCTGCGAATAAGGTCATCTTACTAGGTCTCAAAAAGCGGCTTGATAAGGAAAAGGGAGCATGGGATGACGAACTCGCCTCCATCTTCTGGTCCTACCGCACAACCGTGCAATCGTCCACAGGGGAAACCCCATTCCATCTGACATACGGGGTGGATGCTATGATACCCGTGGAAGTCGGCGAGCCGAGTCCACAGTTGCTTCTGGGAGGAGTAGAGGAAGTTGTAGAGAAAGACCTAGTAGACGAGGCTAGAGAAATGGCCCATTTGTCGAAAGCAGCACTGAAGCAAAGAATGGCACTGCGCTACAACGCCAAAGTACTTAGAAGAGAATTCGAACAAAATGACCTGGTCTTGCAACGCAACGACATCAGGATGCCGACTCATGAGGAAGGTAAGCTGGCGGCTAAATGGGAAGGCCCCTTTAGGGTCAAAGAGAAGATTGGTAAGGGCGCCTACAAGTTGGAAAGGCTCGATGGCAGGAAATTCCCGAGAACATGGAATGCGGGTAACCTGAGAAGGTTTTACTCCTAG